GACAACGGTGGCGCGGCTGCTGGCGGAGAAGGACGACTGGGCCGCCCGCCATCCGGGGCATCCCGCTGCCCGGCGCGAGCACACCGACGAGAAGCTGCTCTGGGTGAAGCCGCCGATCCGGCCGTGGTCCTGATTGTTTCTAAAATAGTTGCGACACAATACTTTCCACGTCTACTACAAACTTCCGTAGAGTGGTGCCATGCACCCGCCGCCCCGGCCGTCACGATGACCGAGCGCAAGCCGCCGAAGCAGACCTTCGAATCGTGGGTCGACAAGCAGATCCGCGAGGCGGCCGAGCGCGGCGAATTCGACAACCTCCCTGGCACCGGCAAACCGATCCCCGGGGCGGGCACGGCTTACGACGAGGACTGGTGGCTGCGCGGATATCTGCGCCGCGAAGGCGTCGGCAGCGAGGCGCTGCTGCCACCGTCGCTGCTGCTGCGACGGGATATCGAGCACCTGCCCGACGAGGTGCGCGACGCGACCAGCGAACGCCAGGTGCGGGCGGCCGTGAGCGAGCTCAACAAACGTATCGTGGACTGGCTGCGGATGCCGGAAGGACCGTTCGTGCCGATCGCTCCGGTGAACGCGGACGAGATCGTCGAGCAGTGGCGGAACGCGCGCGGGGCCGCGCGGCCGAGGCGCGAGCAGTCGAGCAGCCGGAGCGCAGCGCCTTCCCCAGCGCAGGCCGACGAGGTGACAGTTCGTCCCCGCCGCCGGTGGTGGCGGCGGCGAAGAAACGGCACCGACGCCGGGTAGCTCGGCGCCATCCCGCCGCTCACGCGCCGAGTTCGGTCACTTGCTCCACCTCGGCGATCACCTTGTCCGCCAGCGCGCGCAGCACCTGAGCCTCGTCCGCCGTCATCGGCTCCACGAAGACGCGACGGACCAGATCGACATGATTCGGGGCGGCTCGCTCCAGCGCCACCCGCCCTTCCGGCGTGAGCTGAACGATGATGCCGCGCGCATCCTCCTCGGCGGGCCGCCGCTCGACCAGGCCGCGCGCATCCATCCTGGCCAGATGCTTGGACAACCGGCTCTTCTCCCAGCACACCTCCGCGGCCAGTTCCTTGGCGCGCAGACAGCCGTTCGGGGCGGCGGACAACGCCACCATCAACTCGTAGTCCGCCAGGGACAGGCCGTCCTCGGCCAGCCCGGCGGAAATCGCCCCGTCCAAACGCTGGCGCAGCCGCACATAGGCCTGCCAAGTCGCCTGCTCGTCGTCACTCAACCACCGGACCATGGGAATGAAGTGTAGTCGCGGTTGGTTGACATGGACACCAACTCCTCAGGAGGTTCCGATGCCCGCCGTGACCGTTCCCGACATCATGGTTCTGCCCCGCCTGCCCCGCCCCGACGCGACCCTGCGCGAGCGGCCGGTCCGAAGCGTGGTCACCGCGCACACCCAACGTGAGGGCGCGGGATTCGAGGTGCGCAGGCCGTTCCCCAGCATGGATCTGCGCACGGCCGATCCCTTCATCCTGCTCGACCAGATGGGCCCGGTCGCCTACGAACCGCACGAGGCGAAAGGCGCGCCCTGGCATCCACACCGGGGCTTCGAGACGGTCACCTACATGCTCGACGGCACCATGGTGCACCACGACTCGCACGGCGGCGGCGGCGTCATCGGCGAAGGCGACACCCAGTGGATGACCGCGGGCTCCGGCATCCTGCACGACGAGGTGCCGCCGGAGGCGATGGTCGCCTCGGGCGGGTGGTTCCACGGCATCCAGCTGTGGGTGAACCTGCCGCGCGCGCTCAAGTTCGCCACGCCGCGCTATCAAGATCTGCGCGCACGCGAACTGACCCTGGTGAGTTCGCACGACGGCGGCGCGCTGGTGCGGCTCATCGCCGGGGAGGTCGGCGGATTCACCGGTCCCGGATCGACCTACACCCCGATCGCCTACGCCCACGCGTCGATCACGCCCGGTGGGATCCTCGAAACACCGTGGCCGCAAGAGTTTACGGCGATGGCGTACGTGCTGTCCGGCAGCGGTGGCGTCGGCGCGGAACGCAGGCCGCTGCGCGAAGGACAGCTGGCGGTCTTCGGACGCGGCGACGCGATCAGCGTGACAGCCGATGCGCGCCAAGACAATCGGACCGGAGCGCTGGAAGTGTTGCTGCTCGGCGGACAGCCGATCCGGGAACCGGTGGTGCAGTACGGGCCGTTCGTGATGAACACTCGCGCCGAGATCATCGAAGCGATGGAGGACTACCAGGCCGGACGCATGGGAAACATCCCCGCGGAGCACATCCGCGGCGCCGGGACCACCGCCTGAGCGACGACGATGGGCGCGATCCCCTAATGCCCTAGTTCCATCCCCCCGAGGTTGACAAGAGAGCGGCCCGTCACAACAGTGGATGCGGCGTCCGGTCGGACGCCCATCCACCGCAGCAACCACACAGAGGAATACATGAACGTTCGCCGGCTCTCCGTCAGCGCGGCCGTCGCGGGATTGACCTTTCTCGCGGCTCCCGCCGCCCTAGCCGCCCCTCCGTCCGGATCCGCCGGAACCGGCTCCTCGGCCGTCGACACCGGCTCCGCCGCGACCGGCTCGGCCGGTCTGTCGCAGACCGGTTCGGCCGGTGGCGCCTTCGCCAACTGCGACGACGCCCGTGCCGCCGGCCGTGCGCCGCTGTTCCGCGGCGAACCCGGCTTCGGGCCGCATCTGGATCCCGACGGCGACGGCTTCGCCTGCCCGACGGTCTGAACCGACCGCGAAACGACGACACCCGGTGGGCGATGCCACACCGGGTGTCGTCGTATTTCCAGCTCAGCGGAAGATCTTGAGCAGCACCAGCCCGACCACCAGTGCGGCGGCGCCGATCAGGCTGTACTTCACCTTCGGCTCGTTCAGCTTCCCGACCACGATCTGCTTGGTGTCGTCCGCGATGCGATGCGGGTCCGCGCGTACCGCGAGTTCGTCGAGCGTGCTCGCCAGCCGAGTGCGGGCGGCCTCGATCTCCTGCTCGATCCGCTCGGTATCCCTTGCCACGTTCCACCCTCCTGTTGTCGATTGCCGCACCCGGTGCACGATCACGCCGCATGTCCGGCCGTCCGTGCGGCACCCGGGGCTCGCGGACGAGTCTATCCGCCGCCACGCCGCGCCAACCGGCCGCGCGAGGATCTCCGGTCACCGCCTTCGGATACCGTGCTGGAGGTGACCACCAACCAACGACTCTCCCCGGGCGACACCGCCCCCGGCTTCACGCTCCCCGACGCCGACGGCAAGAACGTCTCGCTGTCGGACTACCGCGGTCGCAAGGTGATCGTGTACTTCTACCCCGCCGCGAGCACGCCCGGCTGCACCAAGCAAGCCTGCGACTTCCGCGACAATCTGGCCGACCTGGACGGCGCGGGCATCGACGTGGTGGGCATCTCGCCGGACAAGCCCGCCAAGCTGGCCAAGTTCCGCGACGCGGAACAGCTCACCTTCCCGCTGCTGTCGGATCCCGACCGCACCGTGCTCACCGCCTGGGGCGCGTACGGCGAGAAGACCATGTACGGCAAGACGGTCGTCGGCGTCATCCGCTCGACCTTCCTGGTGGACGAAGCGGGCAAGATCGCCGTCGCGCAGTACAACGTCCGCGCCACCGGGCACGTCGCCAAGTTGCGTCGCGACCTGTCGGTGTAGCGCGGACGACGAAAAGCCCGGCGCCGCAGGGACACCGGGCCGAGGTCGTCCTGCGGCTCGGTTCAGGCCTGCCAGACCTGCTGGGCGGCCCATTGCGCCATCAGACGGAGATGCTCGTCCCACCAGTCGGCGGCTTCCGGGGTGAACGCGGCGGGCGGCGGCGCCTCACCGGGGAACAGCAGCGCGCCGTCGGGCGCGCCCACCTTGCGATCGGACGGGAGCCCGGTACCCGGTACCAGCGGCTCAGTGCCCTCCGCCTCCGCCGCCGGCCCGTCCGTGGCGTCGGCCGCGACCAACGGCAGCGGAAGACTCCGCGGGGCAGCACCCCAGCCGTGCTGGGGCAGCTGCGCCCCAGCCGTGGAGGCGGAGCCGACCGACCCGTCCGCCTCGGTGTCCGCGAGCGGCACCGGCTCGGTCGCGTGGCCCGCACCGGTGCCCTCGATCCGGGCGTCCGCCGCGACGACGGTCGGCAACGGCTGTGCGGAATCGTTCAGCAGGTAGCTCCCGCCGACGACCATTCCGCTGGCCAGCACACCGGCCGCGGCGAACACCGCCACCCCGCCGCGCCCCCGCTGCGGCTCGCTCACCGGTCCGGCGTAACCGTCCTGCTCCAGCCGCGCGCTCAACGCCGCACCGGCGGCCGACGCGAAAGCCCCCACGGTGCAGGGGATCACCGGCACCCCGAACGTCTCGACCGCCGTCAGCACCGCCGACCCGGCGCCCGCCGAACCGATCAGCGCCACCGCGTCGGGTCGCGCGGCGGCCGCCTCCAGTTGCTCCCCCGTGGCCGCGACGCTCACACCGAGCGACCGCGGCGTCGCCCGGCCCGCCTGCCCCACCGCGGCGAGCACCCGGCGGCGGCCGCGATCGACCAGGGTGAACGCGTGGTACCCAGGCACCACCTCGCAGATCAGCAGGTTGTCGTAGGCGTCGAGCCAGGTCATCATGCTCGCCACGCTCAGGTGGGCCGATTTCACCGACACCATCGAGGCGCTGTGCCACGGACCGGCCGCCAGCCGGGTCACGATGGCGCGCCGCTCCGCGGGGTCCCGGTAGGCGACCGCCACGCCGCCGACCTCCCGCTCCGCGCCGAGCCCGGCGGTCAGCGCGCTGAGCGCCGTCTCCACCGCCGCGGCCACCTCCGCCTTGCCGTCCCCGTCCGTTCGCACCACCCGGCGCAGCAGCACCCGGTCGGCCAGCTTCTTGCCGTCGGCCAGCGCCACCGCGTGCACGGCACCGCGTTCGGTCGAAACGCCGAGAGTCACCACAGATTCAGCCACCACTGATCACGCCTTCCCTCTGTGCATTGACCGAGCTCACGGGCTTGCCGAAAGCCATGAGCCCCATGGATTCCCCTGCTCGGAACACACGTCGCGATGCACGCGCGCTCGGTAAGTGTTCGGCACCACATCGGTTACGGATGGGTAGCGGAAATCGAGTCGCCGGGACGCGAACGGCGGATGCGCGTATCGCACGCTTGTCCCTACCGTTAGCCTGGATGCGTGGAAGTACGCGCGGAGGCCAGGTCGAAGCACCGTCTGGACCCTGCGTTGGAGCTGCAGGACGACCCACAGGAGCTCATGCCGCGACGCCGGCCGACGCAGGAACGCAGCAAACGAAAGTTCGACGCCTTACTCCAGGCGTCCAGGGAACTGCTCGTCGAGGTCGGGTTCGAGTCCTTCACCTGTGAAGAGGTGGCGGCCAGGGCGGAGGTGCCGATCGGCACGCTGTATCAGTTCTTCGCCAACAAGTACGTCATCGTCTGTGAGCTGAACCGCCAAGACCTGGTTGCCGTTTCCCAGGAGCTGGCCGACTTCCACGGCGAGATCCCGTCCTTGGACTGGCTGCGGCACATGAACCAGTTCGTCGACCACCTGGCCAACCTCTGGATGACCGACCCGTCCCGGCGGGAAGTGTGGCTCGCCATGCAGTCCACGCCGTCCACCCGGGCCACGGGCGCTATCCACGAGAAGCAGTTCGCCGAGGTCGTGTCGCAGATGCTGCGACCGCTCACCCCGCGCACCCCGCGGGCGCGGCGCACGATGATGGCCGAAGTGCTGGTGCACGTGGTCTATTCGATGCTCAACTTCTCGGTGCAGGACGAGCAGAGCAGCGCGGAAGCGGTCGCCGAACTGAAGCGGCTGATGGTCGCCTACCTGCTCGTCGCGGAGAAGGAATCGCGCACCGGCAGCGAACGATGACGGTGGTCCCGGCGGGAACCGGGACCACCGCGCGGCTCACCCGGCGTTGTCGCGGCCTTCGATGAGGTCGGCCAACTCGCCCGGGTCCTCGAGCACCACCATCGCGGCGGCCGTGTCGCCGTCGTGGGTCAGCGACAGGTGAACCCGTACCCGGGGCAGGAATTCGGCGGCCAGGCCGTGCAGCTTGATGCTCGGCCTGCCCCACGCGTCGTTGACCACTTCGATCAGCGGATAGGGGTTGTCCCCGATCTGCGGGCGGCGGGCGAACCGAGACGATGCCCAGGCTTTGAGCACCGCCTCTTTCGCCGCCCACCGCGCCGCGTAGCTGCGCGCCGGGTCGGTCCCTTTGCTCTGGCAGTAGCGCCGCTCTCCCGCGGTGAAACTTTCCCGGAGCATGGTTGTTCCAGCGCGTTCGAGCTGTTCGGCGAACTCGGAGATGGTCACCAAGTCCAAGCCGATACCGAGGATCGTCATAGGCGGGCAGCCTACGACGTGCTCGACGAGCCCGCGCGCGGACCCGGCGCGGCGAGTTGCCCCGCCGCCCTTCCGGTTACGCGCATCCGATGCCCTTGGCCCGGTAGGCGCCGTCCTGCGCCAGGCGCGCGTCCGGCGAGAGCAGCACGTCGGCCTCCAGCTCGCGCGCCCGCTTGGCCGGGGTGCCGTCCCCGCCGAGCCTGCGATCCGCGGGACGCTCGTACAGCGGCGCGCCGCCGCACATCGCCTCCACGAACCGCTGGCGCCCGGACAGCTGCCGCTCCTGCGCCTTACGCTGGTACTCCTCCCGCTTCTCCGGCGCGATGGCCTGGATGAACGCCTCCGGGTGCACGACCGCCAGCAGACCGTTCACATGGCCGAACCCGAGCGAGGTGACCAGACCGGCCTTGAGCGGAAGGCGATCGCCCAGCCGCAACGGCTCGCGCAGCCACACCAGGTGCGGGAAGGCCAGCATCTTCTCGTCCACGCAGTCGAGGCTGCGGTTCGGCGGGATCACGCCCTGCTCCAGCACCTGGCACAGGCCGATGAGCTGGAAGGCGGCCGCGCCGCCCTTCGCGTGCCCGGTGAGGGTCTTCTGCGAGACGACGAACAGCGGAGCTCCGTCCGAGCGTCCGATGGCCGTGGCGAGGCGCTCGTGCAGCTCGGACTCGTTCGGGTCGTTGGCGGCCGTCGAGGTGTCGTGCTTGGACACCACGGCGATCTCGTCCGGGGTCACGCCCAGCTTGCGCAGCTCGGTCGCCAGCCTGGACTCACTCCCGCCGCGACCGGCGCCCAGCGCGCCCAGGCCGGGAGCCGGGATGGAGGTGTGCACGCCGTCCGCGAAGGACTGCGCGTAGGCGACCACGCCCAGCACCGGCAGGCCCATCTCCAGCGCGACGCTGCCGCGCGCCAGCAGGACCGTTCCGCCACCCTGCGATTCGATGAA
Above is a genomic segment from Nocardia sputorum containing:
- a CDS encoding DUF1992 domain-containing protein, with protein sequence MTERKPPKQTFESWVDKQIREAAERGEFDNLPGTGKPIPGAGTAYDEDWWLRGYLRREGVGSEALLPPSLLLRRDIEHLPDEVRDATSERQVRAAVSELNKRIVDWLRMPEGPFVPIAPVNADEIVEQWRNARGAARPRREQSSSRSAAPSPAQADEVTVRPRRRWWRRRRNGTDAG
- a CDS encoding MarR family winged helix-turn-helix transcriptional regulator; protein product: MVRWLSDDEQATWQAYVRLRQRLDGAISAGLAEDGLSLADYELMVALSAAPNGCLRAKELAAEVCWEKSRLSKHLARMDARGLVERRPAEEDARGIIVQLTPEGRVALERAAPNHVDLVRRVFVEPMTADEAQVLRALADKVIAEVEQVTELGA
- a CDS encoding pirin family protein; amino-acid sequence: MPAVTVPDIMVLPRLPRPDATLRERPVRSVVTAHTQREGAGFEVRRPFPSMDLRTADPFILLDQMGPVAYEPHEAKGAPWHPHRGFETVTYMLDGTMVHHDSHGGGGVIGEGDTQWMTAGSGILHDEVPPEAMVASGGWFHGIQLWVNLPRALKFATPRYQDLRARELTLVSSHDGGALVRLIAGEVGGFTGPGSTYTPIAYAHASITPGGILETPWPQEFTAMAYVLSGSGGVGAERRPLREGQLAVFGRGDAISVTADARQDNRTGALEVLLLGGQPIREPVVQYGPFVMNTRAEIIEAMEDYQAGRMGNIPAEHIRGAGTTA
- a CDS encoding excalibur calcium-binding domain-containing protein, which gives rise to MNVRRLSVSAAVAGLTFLAAPAALAAPPSGSAGTGSSAVDTGSAATGSAGLSQTGSAGGAFANCDDARAAGRAPLFRGEPGFGPHLDPDGDGFACPTV
- a CDS encoding DUF3618 domain-containing protein; the protein is MARDTERIEQEIEAARTRLASTLDELAVRADPHRIADDTKQIVVGKLNEPKVKYSLIGAAALVVGLVLLKIFR
- the bcp gene encoding thioredoxin-dependent thiol peroxidase, giving the protein MTTNQRLSPGDTAPGFTLPDADGKNVSLSDYRGRKVIVYFYPAASTPGCTKQACDFRDNLADLDGAGIDVVGISPDKPAKLAKFRDAEQLTFPLLSDPDRTVLTAWGAYGEKTMYGKTVVGVIRSTFLVDEAGKIAVAQYNVRATGHVAKLRRDLSV
- a CDS encoding TetR/AcrR family transcriptional regulator; its protein translation is MPRRRPTQERSKRKFDALLQASRELLVEVGFESFTCEEVAARAEVPIGTLYQFFANKYVIVCELNRQDLVAVSQELADFHGEIPSLDWLRHMNQFVDHLANLWMTDPSRREVWLAMQSTPSTRATGAIHEKQFAEVVSQMLRPLTPRTPRARRTMMAEVLVHVVYSMLNFSVQDEQSSAEAVAELKRLMVAYLLVAEKESRTGSER
- the acpS gene encoding holo-ACP synthase AcpS, translating into MTILGIGLDLVTISEFAEQLERAGTTMLRESFTAGERRYCQSKGTDPARSYAARWAAKEAVLKAWASSRFARRPQIGDNPYPLIEVVNDAWGRPSIKLHGLAAEFLPRVRVHLSLTHDGDTAAAMVVLEDPGELADLIEGRDNAG